In Brevundimonas sp. SGAir0440, one DNA window encodes the following:
- a CDS encoding response regulator, whose protein sequence is MRAAGPHFDILVVEDEALLVMDLEAMLEDEGHRLVGEAMSLSEVESLSLDTPPDIAFVDIQLADDSSGLDVCRLIKDRWPSTAVVFLTANPKMIPEDFLGAHGVIPKPFSRSGLLSAMRFIQQGLSDPPPRQDRPQSFIPAPAIDRAWARG, encoded by the coding sequence TTGCGCGCGGCCGGGCCCCACTTCGACATCCTGGTCGTCGAGGACGAGGCCCTGCTTGTGATGGACCTCGAGGCGATGCTTGAGGACGAAGGCCACCGGCTGGTCGGCGAGGCCATGTCCCTGAGCGAGGTGGAGTCGCTGTCGCTCGACACGCCGCCCGACATCGCCTTCGTCGACATCCAGCTGGCCGACGATTCCAGCGGTCTGGACGTGTGTCGCCTGATCAAGGACCGCTGGCCGTCCACCGCCGTCGTCTTTTTAACGGCCAACCCTAAGATGATCCCCGAGGACTTCCTGGGCGCGCATGGCGTGATCCCCAAGCCCTTCTCGCGTTCCGGCCTGCTGTCGGCGATGCGCTTCATCCAGCAGGGCCTAAGCGATCCGCCGCCGCGCCAGGACAGACCGCAAAGTTTCATCCCCGCGCCGGCGATCGATCGGGCCTGGGCGCGCGGATAA
- a CDS encoding PAS domain-containing protein, giving the protein MKQQDDWRLTDLVEHEIGRGDPFAAAVRGTRMPMVITNPRLPDNPIVFVNKAFQDLTGYERDEIVGQNCRFLQGPKSDKVAVAKIREAIEAGEDIHIDLLNYRKDGSTFWNALFISPVRNAEGEIEYFFASQLNVTERVEAQVLVEKQKAVVEREVAARTADLQEALTAKTLLLHEVDHRVKNNLTMIGSLLRLQSRSLSDPALTATLDSMLERVDALATVHRKLYQSEDVTQFDVGAFTNTLVADVIGSTGRSDIEVSVDVEPMFIPSTHASSIGLIINELLTNAIKHAFADDRGGRLIVSAKKTEQGGQVVVQDDGPGIPGAAHQGLGKTLIGRLSKQIGGKTLWLPADPGTRAVVEFPVSG; this is encoded by the coding sequence ATGAAGCAACAAGACGACTGGCGACTTACCGATCTTGTCGAACACGAGATCGGTCGCGGCGACCCGTTCGCCGCCGCCGTGCGCGGCACACGCATGCCAATGGTCATCACCAATCCGCGCCTGCCCGACAATCCGATCGTCTTCGTCAACAAGGCCTTCCAGGATCTGACCGGCTATGAGCGCGATGAGATCGTCGGCCAGAACTGCCGTTTCCTGCAGGGACCCAAGTCCGACAAGGTGGCCGTGGCCAAGATCCGCGAGGCGATCGAGGCCGGCGAAGACATCCACATCGATCTGCTGAACTATCGCAAGGACGGCAGCACCTTCTGGAACGCCCTGTTCATCAGCCCCGTGCGTAACGCCGAGGGCGAGATCGAGTATTTCTTCGCCTCGCAACTGAACGTCACCGAACGCGTCGAGGCCCAGGTTCTGGTCGAAAAGCAGAAGGCCGTCGTCGAGCGCGAGGTCGCCGCCCGCACCGCCGACCTGCAGGAAGCCCTGACCGCCAAGACCCTGCTGCTTCATGAGGTCGATCACCGGGTCAAGAACAACCTGACCATGATCGGATCGCTGCTGCGGCTGCAGTCGCGCTCCCTGTCCGATCCCGCCCTGACCGCGACCCTGGATTCCATGCTGGAGCGGGTGGACGCCCTGGCGACCGTTCACCGCAAGCTCTATCAGTCCGAGGACGTCACACAGTTCGATGTCGGCGCCTTCACCAACACCCTGGTCGCCGATGTGATTGGATCAACCGGACGCAGCGACATCGAGGTCTCCGTCGATGTCGAGCCGATGTTCATCCCTTCGACCCACGCCTCGTCGATCGGCCTGATCATCAACGAACTGCTGACCAATGCGATCAAGCACGCCTTCGCCGATGATCGCGGCGGCCGATTGATCGTCTCGGCCAAGAAGACGGAACAAGGCGGCCAGGTCGTTGTTCAAGACGACGGCCCCGGCATTCCCGGCGCCGCGCATCAGGGATTGGGCAAGACCTTGATCGGTCGTCTTTCAAAGCAGATCGGCGGCAAGACGCTGTGGCTTCCGGCAGACCCCGGAACACGCGCGGTCGTCGAATTTCCCGTGAGCGGCTAG